Within the Gemmatimonadaceae bacterium genome, the region GTGCTCGACCCGCAGCGCCTCTTCCTGCGGTGAGATGATCCGGCGCGCGCTCGTCGCTCTCCTGGCGGTGGCCGCCCTCCCCGCGGCGGCCAAGGCGCAGCGCACGCTCGTACTCCCGCAGGTCCGCGAGCCGCATCCGTACTACTGGCGCGAGCTCTACATCCCGCAGCTCACTTCGACGCCCAGCGCGGCGGCGTGGTCGCCCGATGGGCGCGACCTGGTGTACTCGATGCGCGGGACGCTCTGGCGGCAACGCGTCGGCGACGATCGCGCCGTGCAGTTGACGGATGGTGGCGGCTACGACTACCAGCCCGACTGGTCGCCAGATGGCGCGTGGATCGTCTTCTCCCGCTACACCGGGCGCGCCATCCAGCTCGCCCTCCTCGACGTCGCCTCGGGGGCGGTGCGCGTCCTGCTCGACGACGGCGCGGTGCACGTCGAGCCGCGCTGGTCGCCCGATGGACGCCGGCTGGCCTGGGTCTCCACCGCGCACGAAGGGCGCTTCCACGTCTGGGTCGCCGACGTTGGCCGCGACACGTTAGGCACGCCGCGGCGCGTCACCGAGGATCGCGACAGCGGCCTTGCGCGCTACTACTACTCGCGCTACGACCAGTACCTCTCCCCCACGTGGTCACCCGACGGGCGTGAACTGCTGGTCGTCTCAAACCGCGGGCGGTTGTGGGGGAGCGGCGGGCTGTGGCGCCTCCCCGTCCCCGACACGATCGATGAGCGCATCCCCCCCACCGCACCGCGCGCCGCGGCGATGCGCCTCGTCCTGGATGAGGAGACGATGTGGCGCGCCCGCCCCGACTGGTCGCGCGACGGTCGCATCGCCTACGCCTCCTACGCCGGGCGGCAGTGGCACCAGCTCTGGCTCACCACCGACGCCCCGCGGCGCGACGCCTCCGGCGCCGACGCGCCTGTCCCGTTAGGCGGCGAGCCGTTCCAGCTCACCTACGGCGATGGCGACGCGACCAGCCCGCGCTGGTCGCCCGATGGCCGGCGCATCGCCTACATCGCCAACGACGCTGGCGCCCCGGCGTTGCGCGTGGTGGACGTGATGGGCGGTGCACGCATCGCCGTGACGCCGCTTCGGCGGCGCTGGCTCCACGCGGCCGGCGTGTTGCGGCTGGCGATCGTCGACGGCGCCACCGGGCGAGCGCTCCCTGCCCGCGCCTCGGTGCGGCTCGCCGATGGCCGGCACGTCGCCCCCGACGACGCATGGATGCATGGCGACGAAGGGTTCGATCGCGCACAGCGCGCCTTCGAGTTCAACTACTTCCACTCCGACGCCCCGGTCACGATCACGCTCCCCGCGGGCGATGCAACGATCGAGGCGACGCACGGGCTCGAGTACGCGCACGCCATGCGCACCGTGGCCGTGCGCGCCGGCGAGACCACGGCGGTGCGCCTTCCGCTGCATCGCATCGACAACCTCGCCGCGCGCGGCTGGTTCTCGGGCGACCTGCACGTGCACATGAACTACGGCGGCGCCTACCGCAACACTCCGGCGCGACTCGTCAGGCAGGCACGCGCCGAGGACGTGCGCGTGGTGGAAGCGCTCATCGTGAACAAGGAGGGACGCGTCCCAGACCTCGAGCACTTCCGCGGTGCGCTCGATGGCGCCTCGACGCGCGACGTGGCGCTGCGCTTCGACGAGGAGTTCCACACCTCCTATTGGGGGCACCTCGCCCTGCTCGGGCTGCGCGAGCACGTCCTCCTCCCCGGCTATGCCGCCTACGCCAACACCGCGGCGCGCTCCATTGCCCCAATCAACGCCGACGTCGTCGATCGTGCGCGCGCACAGGGAGCGATCGCAGGCTACGTGCACCCGTTCGACGCCTCGCCCGACCCCTTCGACACCACGCGGGCGCTCACCAACGACTTCCCGGTCGCTCTCGCACTCGGCAAGATCGACTACTACGAGGCTGTCGGATTCGTGGACGACCTCATGGCGACACAGCGCGTCTGGTACGCGGCGCTCAACGCCGGCTTCCGCGTCCCCGCGGGCGCCGGCACCGACGCCATGGCCAACTACGCATCGCTGCGCGGCCCTCTGGGCCTCAACCGCGTCTACGCCCGTGTTGGCGCGCCGTTCACCTACGAGCGCTTCCTCGACGCCATACGCCGCGGGCGCACCATGGCGAGCAACGGGCCGCTGGTCGAGTTCACGCTGGCCGGGCGCAGCGCCGGCGACAGCGTGGTCCTTCCGGCGGGGACACACCAACTGCGCGCAACGGTTCGCCTTCGTTCCTACGTTGCCGTCGACTCGCTGGAGATCGTGCGCAACGGCGAGGTCGTCGCGCGCCTTCGCCCCGGCTCGCGCGGTACGCGCGCCGATACCGCCGTCACGCTGGCCGTGAGCGAGAGCGGGTGGTACCTCGCGCGCGCCTTCGCCGCGCGCTCGCGTCACCCGGTGCTCGACCTGCAGCCGTTAGGCACCACCAGCCCCGTGTACGTGACCGTCGGCAACCGCCCCATTCGCTCGGCGCGCGACGCGCGGTACTTCCTGCGCTGGGTCGACCGGTTGCGGGCCAACGCGACGGCGTTCACCGCGTGGAACGATCTGCGCGAACGCGACCATGTCATCGCCATGCTCGATGCGGCGCGCGCGGAGTGGGCCAGGCGCGCGGGCGAGTCGGTCATCCCCTGAACGCGCTCCCCCAAGCCCTCCCTCAAGCCCTCCCTCCCGCGTTCGTCCCGCCGGTTCCGCTCGCCAGGGACAACGCAACGACCCTGTCAGCGGCGCGTCGGCACAAGGGGGTGACAAAGATCGTCGCCCTCACCGCTCCGTGCCCCGCCGCGATGTCAGGGGGGCGCGCCGCGCGGCGTGTTGTCACCCTGGCGGATCGCAACGCGATGCGCCGTTCAACCACCTGCGGTGACACATCGCGCTCTCCCAAGGCATGATCTCCCACCTCGTTGCGGCTGTCGTCCTTGCCTCGCCCGTCGCTGCCCCTGATACGTTGGCAGCGTCGCTGACTGCTGATTCCGCGACCGTCGGTGCCGCGGCGCCGCGCCCGCTCCCCGGACCCCGGCGCGCGGAATCGCTCTTCGCGTCAGCGCGCGATGCCGCCGGAGTGAGCGCCGCCGCCGACACCACGCGCCCACGGCGACAGGCGATGGAGTACAGCGACTGGTACGCCAAGCGCCTCACCGTCCATCGCGTGGCCAGCTATGCGATGCTTCCGCTCTTTGGGGTAGAGTATGCCCTGGGGCAGAAGCTGCTCGACAACTCCACGTCGGGGACGCGCAACCAGCATTCGCTTGCGGCTGGCGCCGTGGCGACGCTCTTCGGCATCAATACCCTCACCGGCGTCTGGAACTGGTGGGACGCGCGCAACGATCCCAACGGGCGCACGCGCCGCACGGTCCACACCATTCTGATGCTCGCGGCCGACGCCGGCTTTGTCGCCACCGGCGCGCTCGCCGAATCGGCGTCCAACTCGCACGACAAGGCGCTCACGCACCGCAACGTCGCCCTTGGCTCCATGGGGATTGCCACCGCGGGGACGGCGCTGATGTGGTTCTGGAAGGACTGATCGCACCGCATACCTACGTGTTGGTTGCGCCACGTCGGCCGCCACGCGTTCCTTCACCTGAGTCCCGGAGCTCGATTGTGTCGCTGCTGCAGGCTGCCGTGCAACTCGCGGCCCCATGGAAGGACGCCTACGACAACTCGACGCTCCTCGCGACGTCGGTCATCGCGCTGCACCTGACGGCGCTCCTCGTCGGCGGCGGGCTGGCGATTGCGGCCGACCGTGCCACGCTGCGCGTCCCCGGCGCCGCCGTCGGCGGAGACGCCGGTGCCGCCGCTGCGGTCGCCGCTGGTGAGCGCCAGCGCCAGCTCAGTGAACTGGGCGCGGTCCATCGCCCGGTGCTGGCCGCGCTCGTCATCCTCTTCGTGTCCGGCGTCGCGCTCACGCTCGCCGATCTCGAGACGTACATCGCCTCGAGCGTGTACTGGCTCAAGTTCGCGCTCATCGTCCTCCTCCTCGCCAATGGCGTGGTCATGACGCGTACCGAACGCGCGCTCGGCAGTAGTGCCCAGCTCGCGGCGCCGGTGGCCCAGTCGCTGTGGCGCCGCATGCGCTGGAGCGCCTGGGCGAGCATTGCCTTGTGGATCGCCACGCTCGTCCTGGGAACCGCGCTGGTGAACATGGCCTGAGGCCATTCGACCCGGAGATCCGTCCATGTCTCACGCTTCACATCCGCACCCCGCCATGAGCACCGAACGGCACGACGCCGCCGACCACGAGCTGCACGATTGCCCTGGCTCCTGTGCCACCGACCAGGTTCGCGAAGGGTTGGCCTTTCTCACTGCCGAAGCGGTGCGCCTCGATCGCCGAGGGTTCCTCACGCAGTCCATGCTCGCCGCGGCCGCGCTGGCTCTCGCCGCGTGCGGGAGCGACGGCGTCACCGGCACCACCTCGCCCGGCACGGTGGGCGCGAGCATCAAGCTCAGCGACTATGCGTCGCTCTCGGCGGTTGGTGGCGTCGCGCTCGTCACGCTCAGCGGCGCCTCGCTGGCCATCGTGCGCACGGGGGCCGACACCTTCATCGCCCTCTCCCGCAGCTGCCCGCACGAAGGGGCGCTCGTCTCGAGCACCAGCACCGGTTTCACCTGTCCGCGACACGGCGCCAGGTTCAGCATCACGGGGACGTGGACGGGGGGACAGCGCACCTCGAGCATGCGAAGCTACACCACCACCTACGATGCCACCGCGGGGACAGTCACCATCGGCTGAGCGCGCGATGGCGTGCGCGGAGAAGACGTCTCACCACAGGCAGCAGCACACCAAACGCCGCATCCCATCTGGATGCGGCGTATCTTTTCGTGTGCGTCCGCCGCCGCAGTCACCATCGCGGGCGCCATCGCCAGGACGTCTACCGCACTCGCCACGCGCCGTCGCATGACTCCAGAGGAATTTCGCGCCGCCGGACACGATCTCATCGACTGGCTCGCCGACTATCGTGCGCGCGTCGCCGGCGGCATGCTCCCCATCATGGCGCGCACGGCGCCGGGCGAGATCCGCCGCGCGCTTCCGCCATCGCCGCCTGACGAGGGTGAGCCCTTCGAGGCGCTGATGCGCGACGTCGATCGCATCGTCGTCCCCGGGCTCACGCTCTGGCAGCACCCCAACTTCCACGGCTACTTCCCGGCCAATGCCTCGCTGGCCAGCGTCCTCGGCGACCTGTTGAGCAGCGGGCTCGGCGTGCTTGGCCTGTCGTGGCAATCGTCGCCGGCGCTGACCGAAGTGGAAGAGGTTGCGACCGACTGGTTGCGGCAGATGGTGGGGCTCTCCGACGCGTGGAGTGGTGTCATCCAGGACACGGCGTCGACCACCACGATGCTCGCCCTCATCTGCGCCCGCGAGCGCGCCACCAACTTCTCGCTCGCTCGCGGCGGCTTGCAGGAGATCGAGGCGCCGCTCGTGGTGTACTGCTCGGCGTACGCGCACTCCTCGGTGGACAAGGCGGCGCTGTTGGCGGGATACGGGCGCGACCACGTGCGCCATGTGCCCTGCGACCATGCCTTCGCCATGCGTGCCGACGCGCTCGAGGCGGCGATCGTCGCCGACATCGCGGCGGGACGCACCCCCTGCGCCGTGGTGGCGACCGTCGGGACGACGACGTCGACCGCGCTGGATCCCGTGGCCGCCATTGTCGAGGTGGCTCGGCGTTACGGATTGTTTGTCCACATCGACGCGGCCATGGGCGGTTCGGCGATGATCCTTCCCGAGTGTCGCTGGATGTGGGACGGGATCGAGGGGGCCGACTCGGCGGTCGTGAACGTGCACAAGTGGCTGGGCGTGGCCTTCGATTGCAGCATCCACCTGGTGCGCGACCGCGACCTGTTGGTGCGCGTGATGTCGACCAACCCCAGCTATCTGCGCTCGTCGGTGGACGAGCAGGTGCGCAACTACCGCGACTGGGGCATCCCGCTGGGGCGGCGCTTCCGCGCCCTCAAGTTCTGGTTCCATGTGCGCGAGCAGGGCGTGCACCAGCTGCAACGCCGGTTGCGGCGCGACCTCGACAACGCGCAGTGGCTGGCGGCGCAGGTGCGCGCCACCCCCGACTGGTCGCTCCTGGCACCGGTTCCGCTGCAGACGCTGTGCGTGCGGCATGCGCCGC harbors:
- a CDS encoding CehA/McbA family metallohydrolase, giving the protein MIRRALVALLAVAALPAAAKAQRTLVLPQVREPHPYYWRELYIPQLTSTPSAAAWSPDGRDLVYSMRGTLWRQRVGDDRAVQLTDGGGYDYQPDWSPDGAWIVFSRYTGRAIQLALLDVASGAVRVLLDDGAVHVEPRWSPDGRRLAWVSTAHEGRFHVWVADVGRDTLGTPRRVTEDRDSGLARYYYSRYDQYLSPTWSPDGRELLVVSNRGRLWGSGGLWRLPVPDTIDERIPPTAPRAAAMRLVLDEETMWRARPDWSRDGRIAYASYAGRQWHQLWLTTDAPRRDASGADAPVPLGGEPFQLTYGDGDATSPRWSPDGRRIAYIANDAGAPALRVVDVMGGARIAVTPLRRRWLHAAGVLRLAIVDGATGRALPARASVRLADGRHVAPDDAWMHGDEGFDRAQRAFEFNYFHSDAPVTITLPAGDATIEATHGLEYAHAMRTVAVRAGETTAVRLPLHRIDNLAARGWFSGDLHVHMNYGGAYRNTPARLVRQARAEDVRVVEALIVNKEGRVPDLEHFRGALDGASTRDVALRFDEEFHTSYWGHLALLGLREHVLLPGYAAYANTAARSIAPINADVVDRARAQGAIAGYVHPFDASPDPFDTTRALTNDFPVALALGKIDYYEAVGFVDDLMATQRVWYAALNAGFRVPAGAGTDAMANYASLRGPLGLNRVYARVGAPFTYERFLDAIRRGRTMASNGPLVEFTLAGRSAGDSVVLPAGTHQLRATVRLRSYVAVDSLEIVRNGEVVARLRPGSRGTRADTAVTLAVSESGWYLARAFAARSRHPVLDLQPLGTTSPVYVTVGNRPIRSARDARYFLRWVDRLRANATAFTAWNDLRERDHVIAMLDAARAEWARRAGESVIP
- a CDS encoding Rieske (2Fe-2S) protein; protein product: MSHASHPHPAMSTERHDAADHELHDCPGSCATDQVREGLAFLTAEAVRLDRRGFLTQSMLAAAALALAACGSDGVTGTTSPGTVGASIKLSDYASLSAVGGVALVTLSGASLAIVRTGADTFIALSRSCPHEGALVSSTSTGFTCPRHGARFSITGTWTGGQRTSSMRSYTTTYDATAGTVTIG
- a CDS encoding amino acid decarboxylase; translated protein: MTPEEFRAAGHDLIDWLADYRARVAGGMLPIMARTAPGEIRRALPPSPPDEGEPFEALMRDVDRIVVPGLTLWQHPNFHGYFPANASLASVLGDLLSSGLGVLGLSWQSSPALTEVEEVATDWLRQMVGLSDAWSGVIQDTASTTTMLALICARERATNFSLARGGLQEIEAPLVVYCSAYAHSSVDKAALLAGYGRDHVRHVPCDHAFAMRADALEAAIVADIAAGRTPCAVVATVGTTTSTALDPVAAIVEVARRYGLFVHIDAAMGGSAMILPECRWMWDGIEGADSAVVNVHKWLGVAFDCSIHLVRDRDLLVRVMSTNPSYLRSSVDEQVRNYRDWGIPLGRRFRALKFWFHVREQGVHQLQRRLRRDLDNAQWLAAQVRATPDWSLLAPVPLQTLCVRHAPPGAEGDELDAHTQRWCDAINRSGTAYLTPAILEGRWMVRVSIGSEATEREHVERLWSIMRAAAAESATERARTP